The region CCAGCGCAGAGCCGCTTGGCACTCCCTTCGACTTCGAGACCGGCACCCGTATCGGTCGAGCCCGGGCAAAACGGGGAGACCCTGGGGTCCTTGTACCAGGACATTGGCGAATTTGGCGGCCCGGACTCCGCGCCCAACGATCCGCCGGCTCCCGAAGGGATTCCTCGGGAGTTTGGGCCCCCGCCGCCTCCCAGGCTGGCCTTCGACTCCTGGTGGATCGGGCCTTCTCAGATCGGTGGGAGCCAGGCCGAGCTGTCGATGAGCTTCCTCTCCGTTGGCGGAGGCAAGCGATTCAAGCTGGGCAAGTGGTCGCTTCTGAGCGTCAGGCCCCAGTTTCAGACCTTGTTCCTTGGGGGACCGCCGAAGCCGGGGCCGGACCTGCCCGAACAGGTTTACGCGCTCACGACCGATTTCCAGCTCGAGCAGCCGCTTTCGAGGAAATTCAGCATCACCATCGGAGCGACTCCTGGCCTCTACACGGATTGGGAAAATCTCTCGGGAGAGGCCGTTCGAGTACCCGCCCGTCTCTTTGGTTCTTACATATACAGTCCGAAGCTGATCCTGATCGGTGGCGTCGTGTACACCGCACAGCCCGAGATTCCGATCATTCCGGCCGCAGGCCTGATCTGGAAGCCATCGGAAACCTGGCGCGTCGACCTGATCGCGCCTCGGCCTCGCATCGTCTATCGATGGAGTGAACAGCTTCAGCTCTACGGCCAGTTCGCGTTCGACTCGAGCACCTACGCAATACAATCAGCCGGTCGCAACGACCTGCTCGAATACCGAGACTTCCGCGTCGCGATGGGTGCCGAGTGGACGACGACGCAGAAGATGCGCCTCTTCGGAGAGGTGGGAGCCGCCTTCGCCCGAGACCTCGACCTGATGTTCCAACGCGGCAACACGGTCGATCCTGGCATCTACCTGCGAGCGGGCTTCCGATTCTGACACCCAGATGGTCGGGGCCGGGGCGAGCCAGAGTCGTTCATTCAACTCGGTTCGGCATCCCTCCCCCGGCAACCCTCGTGTCCTCACCAGGGGCATCCTTCGACCAACGTAACCGAAGGAGGAACGTCCTGACCGCCTCGGGCAGCGACTCCCACGAGGCGATCACTTCGGCCGGATCGGGGGCCGGACTGGTCACAGTTTGGGTCGCAGTTGAGGACAGACAAAGACGGAGACTGGCGTGATTGTCCGTCGATGGCTTCAGTAGGGGCTTGACGTAAACCCCTGCCAGAGTCGGCGCTTGGCGTCTCGTGTCGGTCAGAGTCAGAGTGCCGGCGGTGGGAGTCGAACCCACACGGAGGTTTCCCTCCGGAGGATTTTAAGTGTCTTTTGTCTGCCGGGGAATGGCACTGGGGCGGCGTGGGAGACGAGTTGGAATGAGCTGCGTCATAAGGAGTTGCGGCAGCCGATGTTTTTCGGACACATTGGGGTCGGATTGCAGCGACATTGGCAAGTAGTGCAGCAAAAACGCAGCGATTTTCCTTGACTGCGTGGATGTTGCCGAAATGGCAATCATAATCACAAATAATATTAATATACAAAAATATATGCCATTGCTGGACGCAACAGCATCTCTGCCTCCGGCGGCAGCTTGCTTCAGCTCATCCACGCTGGGGGGGCTTGAAGGTCACAGTGGCCATTTGTACAATGACACAGCCATTTGGCTTAGCCTGGAAAGGCTGGGAAGGATACCAGCGCAAAAACCGGCGTCACTGCATATCGTCCGTTCGGCCTCCCGACTATGGTAAGGGAGGATGATCCAATGTGTGCCCGCGTGGACATTGCGGGGCACGGGTTCCGCCGACGCTGGAGTAAGACGGGATGCCTCCTAAGTATCGCATCGAAGATTATGACCCAATCTTGGAGCTGGTCCGCAAGCATTGCAAGCACGATAGGATTGAGGACTTCTTGCGAGAGGCCAAGAAGATCAATCCCGACATCAAGTCTTCGGGCAGCAGCGACGAGATGGTCTTCGAGCATCTCAGAGAGGCGATCCAAGGCGGTGGTGAGTTGGCCGACGCCGCCGTGGACATGCTGGTCGATTCCGAGGAGTCGGGCCAGCAGCACATCTTCCTCCACAAGCCGAAGTCAGAGGATGTGAGAGCGGCGACGAGCGACGCCGAGTCAATTGCTTCGCGGCTGTTCGGGGCAGACTGGCGGACGCAGACCGGATTCCCGCTGGTACTCGCCCGGCCGCGCAACGAGCGATGGGCGGATTTTCGCATCGGGCCGACGGGGACGATGGGTTCAGGATGGACGGCGAAGCTCTATTCGGGGAAACTGCGATGGGAATCCCAGGGCAAGACACCTACGGACGATGAGACGCAGATCGAGGTGTGGAAGCACCGCCTCTCCCGCGACATCAAGCTGGTTCGGTGGCACGCCGATGGCATGCTCGAACTCAGGGTGCCCCAGGAGACCAAGCGCAACGATTTGCTGGAGTCGGTCAGCAGCTTGTGGACGGCCGTTGGAGCGGGCTTGAACGAGACCGATTTCGAGCCCTTTAATCTCAACCCTGCGTGCATGAAGCTCATTGAGAATCATCAGGATTACGGAGAGATGTGCCGCTTGGGGGATGCCCGAGTCCAGGATGAGCAGAGGGGTTCGGCTAAATTCGCGCCGCCATCGGGCCGAGATCATTTGATGAGCGACGTCACGCGCGAACAGGCGATCAGGTTGTACCGGTTGTGCAACGAGCTTGTGGTCACCTGGTATCTGGACCGCGAGGCCCACGGCGCGCAAGGCGAGCTCAGGACGGCGGTCGGAAAGTACGGAGCCAACAACATCCACGTGCGGGCGAAGACTACTGGAAAGGCGATCCAGCATGTTACCGACCAACTTCGCCGACTTGGCTGAGAGGCAACCGCAACTTCGCTCGGTCCTGGATACACTCGCGGAGTGGATCGAGAACAATCCGCATCTTGATTACATCGATATTCGTCGCGTTGTGTCCGAGAGGCCAGGCATCGACACCTCGCTTCTGGCGGTTGCGCTCGTCTCATTGGAACGGATCGGGATTCTTCGGGAGAAATTCGGCCTCATCGCGCCCACGAACCATGTCCTGGCCGATGACTTCTATGATTCATTGAGGGACATCCCGCCGGAGTCCCACGACACCACGGATCGCTCCTTTGACACTGGCGACGCGGAAGTGATACCCGTTTACGTCGGTGTCGATCGATGAATGCGAGCGAATCGCCGGACGAAGATGACATCGCGGCAATGATGTGGGACGACGTGATTGATATGCTCAACGAACGAAATGTCAGTCAAAAAAGGCTCATCGAATTCGAGGAAAAATGGCTGAAGGCAGGTGCTTCTCTACATGCCTGCAAGTTAGCCCGCCTCTTCGCCTCCTCAGCTGGCGCGTACCAGGCCGGGCAGGATGATACTATAGGTCGCATGGCGACAGAGTTCACCAGTGCCGTCAAGATGCTGCGAGACGCGCCGAGTGATCCCAGCGACCATGTGGCCACAAAAGCCCTCCCAAGGCTGGGCGATGCGCGGGCGGGTCACGCGCTGATCATGAAAGGGGGTGGCATTAAGGGCTTGGCGTATGTGGGCGCAATCGAGCATCTCACCCGCTGCTATAATTTCGATTGGTATGTAGGGACGTCAGCAGGTGCCGTCGCCGCTGTCCTCCTCGGCGCAGGCTATAACGCCGACGAACTGAGACAGATTCTGCGGGACAAGGATTTCCGTGACTTCTTTGACGCTGCCCATTGGAAGAAATGGGCCAATCTGGCGATTCATCATGGGTTTTATCCCGCGAACACGTTTACCGAATGGCTCGATAAGCTGCTTGCGGAGAAGCTCCGCAAGCCTTCGCGCGTGATGCTGTCAGACCTGCCTCATCGCGTCACGGTTTATGCGAGCCAACGCAACAGGCAGGCGCTGAAGTTCGACTCCAGAGATCGTGACGTCGCCGCTGCCTATGCCGTTCGTTGCAGCATGTCGATTCCGTTTATTTTCATCCCCCAGTCGGACCAGGGATTGA is a window of Tautonia rosea DNA encoding:
- a CDS encoding DUF6268 family outer membrane beta-barrel protein; the protein is MYQDIGEFGGPDSAPNDPPAPEGIPREFGPPPPPRLAFDSWWIGPSQIGGSQAELSMSFLSVGGGKRFKLGKWSLLSVRPQFQTLFLGGPPKPGPDLPEQVYALTTDFQLEQPLSRKFSITIGATPGLYTDWENLSGEAVRVPARLFGSYIYSPKLILIGGVVYTAQPEIPIIPAAGLIWKPSETWRVDLIAPRPRIVYRWSEQLQLYGQFAFDSSTYAIQSAGRNDLLEYRDFRVAMGAEWTTTQKMRLFGEVGAAFARDLDLMFQRGNTVDPGIYLRAGFRF
- a CDS encoding patatin-like phospholipase family protein: MNASESPDEDDIAAMMWDDVIDMLNERNVSQKRLIEFEEKWLKAGASLHACKLARLFASSAGAYQAGQDDTIGRMATEFTSAVKMLRDAPSDPSDHVATKALPRLGDARAGHALIMKGGGIKGLAYVGAIEHLTRCYNFDWYVGTSAGAVAAVLLGAGYNADELRQILRDKDFRDFFDAAHWKKWANLAIHHGFYPANTFTEWLDKLLAEKLRKPSRVMLSDLPHRVTVYASQRNRQALKFDSRDRDVAAAYAVRCSMSIPFIFIPQSDQGLRAYDGGLQHNYPVNDLLANNPGTPFISLYLGSEIYEPVRQRWVLLDLLSICTESADAEAITRYRDRTVIIDPRPIDTLDFALTDTEKEYLVACGRAGALAHLSNGADECLEAQRIRDNLKADVEEARRIKRARRRVWRYLTLAAFFLLMAVLSWCFWLSTSHPE